The following is a genomic window from Bacteroidia bacterium.
CGCTTTGGCGTTCAATGACATCATATCCGGCATACTTAGTCAGTTGCTTGGCGGACTGAATGGCACTAAACCCATCGGTCTCTGCAATGACGGTGGCCAGACTGATCCACCCCACACCGGGGAGCGAATGGAGAATCTGCTCAAACCGTTTACAAAGCTGGGAATCGGCACGTATGAGGGCCCTGATTTGGGCTTCAACGGTCCGGATTTCTTTGTGGGTTTGGGCGATTTTCCGTTTGAGGGAACGCACGATTTCCTTGATGGAATAGTGGGCATGTTTATAGGCGTGTAGTTGATTTTCCCATGCTACCCGACTCTCTACCAGGGTATTACGAAACCGAACCAACTGCCGAATCTCATGCAACTGCTCACTGACGGGTTGCCACTGTGTCAACTTACGATGCAGCGCCATCGAGGCCAGCCCTTTGGCATCTTCCTTGTCGGTTTTGGAATCATGCCCCAGGCTTTTGAGATAACTCTTCACCCGTTTGGCCAGCTCCAGACTGACATAATACCCCTGGCCATGGAAGAAATGCAAGAGGTTCTCGTGATAGACCCCTGTTACCTCCAGCAATAGCCTACATGGAATATCGGTATCCTTGCATTTGCTGGCTAGCCATGCTTGCGCAGCCTCAAAACCCGCCTTCGTATTTTGAAAGCTACGTGTAGCGATGATCTTCTCCTGCTCGGCTTCGGTCAATCCTTTGATACAAGCAGAAAAGGTGGCTTTGGACAGGTCGAAACCCACACCGTAACGAATCCAGGACTTTGTCATAGTAGTGTAATTGAAGGTGATACAAAGAATGAATCTCTCCCCTTGACTCTTCTCACCGTTTGATTCAGGATCGCAACTTCAGTCGTCCTTCCTACAGTACTGTTCAGCCTGAAGGAGAGAACCAGATAGGACTTTTCCTTTGTGTCAGTATCGGCTCGCTTGATCCGTACTCGGGCACAAATCGGCTTGCCTATCCGGCCTCATTCTTCTTTTAAGTACTCATCATTTCTTCTACTTTGCAAACATATGAGGGCACAAGGAAGTCTCAAGGGGCACAAAGCGCAGTTTCCTTGTGCCCTTTGTGAGGCCTTTGTGTCCCTGGTGGTTTCTGCCTCCCTTCGGAAAGATTACTTTCTCCCAATTACTTTATAATTCCGTAAAAGTTAATATTTCAGCAGAAGAGTTATTAATTGACCTTGCCTGCTTCATGTATGAAAAAAAACGCATGAGTATGGGGCAGGCACGAAATCTGTCTGGTCTGGATCAGATCAGTTTTCAAAAAGAATTAGCCAAAAGGGATATTTATATCCACTACTCTGAGGAAGATTTAAGGAAAGACCTGAAGAATTTGGGGATTAGTTTATGATAATTGTAAGTGATACTACTTCCATTTCCAATCTACAGCATTGGAAGAACCAACGCAATATTTGCTGATTGATGAATACCGAGGCAGATTAATTGCAGATTCTTATGGAATCAAGGTTGTCGGAGTATTGGGCGTACTTATTCAGGCAAAACAACAGGACATATTGCTTTCGGTTAAAACAAGTGTTGAAAAATTAATTGAAATAGGGTTTAGGCTGGATAAAAAAACTGGTTGAAAAGGTTTTGAAAAGTATAGGAGAGGATTAGCATATTTTCGGATTAACGCAATCCTATTTTAAGCACCTTTCTCCCTCACGACCGCAAAAATTTCCTCCTAGCCGTAAACCCCGCCACGACCAGCAAAATCGTCAGCGCCATAAATAAAAGCGCAATTGGCCGGTCAAAAAACGCCCAGAAGTTCCACTGCGATTTGATAGCCGACATCATAAAATTGGTTTCCATAATCGGCCCCAGCACCATGCCCAGCACGATCTGCGCCAGGGGAAATCCCGCCCTTCTCAGCGTAAATGCCATAATTCCCGCACCCATCATGATCCAGATATCCACAGGATTGTTGTTGATCGCATAGGCGCCGGTGATACAGATCCCCGTGATAATGCTCATCAAAACCGAAACCGGCAATCTTGTGACAAATGCCGCCATCCGCGCCAGCCAGTATCCGTAAAAAGGCAGCAGGATCACATTGGCAATCAGAAATGTCAGATACAATGCCCAGATCAGGTCTGGCTGCTCCTGAAACAACAGCGGCCCGGGGGTGATTCCCTTCATCATAAATACGCCGAGGATAATGGCCGTGATTGTATCACCGGGAAGTCCGAGCGCAAGCGCAGGGATCCAGGCACTGGCCACAGCGGCATTATTGCTGGTTGTGCCGGAAAGCACGATCTGGTCTTCCTGTGGCAATCCTTTTCCCCTTAGTTTCTGGATACTGCTCGATACCCAGGCGCCGATGTCAGCACCGGCACCAGGCAAAAATCCTACAAATACGCCGATCAGGGAGGATCGAAGGACAAGCCATTTTTCTTTCCAGATCAGCAGGAGCGGGCTGAGAAAAAAGTTGCGTGCCGAATGGTCATGGGAAGCGGGTTCTACTTCCCCGACCGCGCTGCGGCGGTAAAGGTTTTCGAGCACTTCCGAAAAACCAAACAGCCCGATCATCACGACGATATAATTTAGCCCGCTGAGAAGGTTGGGTGAGCCAAAGTCAAACCGAGGGTAACCCATTGTCGGGTCCACGCCGACTGTGGCAAGCAGCAAGCCGATAAGCAGAGAAATCGCACCTTTCAGCGGAGAATCGCCCGAAGCAAAAACGCCTGCGGTCAACCCCAGGACAGCAATCCAGAAGTATTCAAACGAGGCAAATTGTTTGGTTACGGAAGCGATACCCGTGGCACTGGCGACGAGAATCAAAGTCCCGATTATTCCCCCGACGGAAGATCCGATGGCGCTGATTCCAAGCCCGTACATGGGGCCACGGCGCTGGCTGATTGCATACAGTTCTTCCGTATAAGCGGCACTGGCAGGTGTACCCGGAATTTTTGCGACAGCGGCCCCCACATCACCCGCATAAATCGCGACAGAAGAGATTGCGATAATTGCAGGCAGGGCAATCATCGGATCGAGGAAAAAAGCCAAAGGTATAAACAAGGCCACAGCGAGGGTCGCTGTGAGTCCGGGAATTGCGCCAAAAACAGCGCCATATAATCCGCCCAGCAACAGTGCGGCAATTCCTTCCCAGGAAAATAGCTGTGTCATATCGGTACCCCAAGTAATAAACCAAAAATCCAGTAGATCGCCAGGGTTGTACCCGCAGCGGTGAGTATTGCAGCCCGCCAGTTGGCTTTAAACAGAAAACCTGCCAGCAAAACGATTCCCGCAATACAGGGCATAAGGCCGGCAAATTCGTACAAAAGCGGTATGAGCGCTGTTCCGGCCAATAGTCCCATCAGGCGAAAGTGGTCGCCGGAGAATTCATAGACCGTGGCTTCCGCTTCTTTTGGGGTTGACCTGGTAAAAACGAGGGCAACGCCAGCGATCGCAATGGACAGCGCAATCATCCGCGGAAAAAGAGAAGGCCCGGGATGATTTTCATCTAAAACAGGAAAAGTACCTGCATACAGCCAGACAGCGGCAGCAATTACAACCAGCGAAAGACCTGAAATCCGGTTGGAAGTAAAAAGTTGCATAAGCGTTTATTGTCTTGCCAGTCCGGCAGATTGAATGAGCTCGCCATTGATTCTGTCCTGATCGGCGATAAAGGCACCAAAGGCTGCGGCAGACATAGACTGGATATTAAATCCTGCCTGATTCATCGCTTCCAGATAAGCGGGTTGTTGAGCCGCTACTGCGAGGGCAGAGTCCAGTTTTGCAACTATTTCAGTGGGAAGACCAGCAGGGGCGCCAATAGAAATCCATCCCCCAAGCGACCAGTCCACGCCCTGTTCTTTAAGAGTGGGTACATCCGGAAAATTGTCAAGTCTTTCGGGAGCCATGACGGCCAGCACTTTGACTTCACCGGCTTTACGCATACCCTCCACTTCGGCAACTGCCGCTGTTACGACATCTACCCCACCGGCTATCAGTTCCTGCAATGCAGGCGCAGCCCCCTGACTGGGCACCCAGGGGAGCGCGGTTTCGGGAAGTCCGGCAGCTTTGAGGAAGCCAATTCTGGCGAGGTCCCAGATTGCGCCTTTGGAGGTACCAGAAGCGCGAAACTTACCCGGATTGGCGCGAATATCGGCAAGGAGTTCGTCAAGTGTATTCCAGGGCGCATCCTTGCGGACGGTTACAGAGGCGGCGTTGTTCATGATCAGGGCCAGTGGGGTAAAATCCTGATAGGTGAGATCTGTCAATCCCTGCCAGTGGAGCATGGTCACTTCCATGGTGATTGCACCGATTGTGTAGCCATCAGGTTTCGCCTGAGAGATGGCCAGATGTCCGACAACGCCACCGCCACCGGTGCGGTTGACGACATTTACCGGTTGGCCGAGGACATCCTGCAAGACAGCGGCCATGGCACGGGAAGAGAGGTCTGTACCACCACCGGGATTCCAGGGAACGATAAGAGTAATCGGTCGGGCAGGGTAGCTTTCGGAGGAATTGCCAGCCGGTTTGCAGCCAGGTATACCCCAGACAACAAGCGTCAATAAGCTTGAGATAAAGAAAAGTTTCGTAGTAGTATTCATACAGTATTACTTCACTACCCATTGCCGGAGGTAGTCGCGGCTTTGGATAAGGGCAAGTTTGCGATTTTCGAGAGAACCTTCATACGCTTTGTCTTCCACCTCGATACATACGGGGCCATCATAGCCAATATCATTCAAAGCAGAGAAGTAGGCACCCCAGTTGATATCTCCAAGTCCCGGGAGTTTGGGAGAATGAAAGGAGAGAGGGGTAGCGAGGATTCCTACGTCGTCCAGTTTTTCGGGATAAACTTTAGCATCTTTAATATGGACGTGGAGGATTCTTTCGCGGAATTCGTAGATCGGGCGGAGGTAATTCATCTGCATCCAGAGCAGGTGAGAAGGATCATAATTGAGGCCGAAATTGGTAGAAGGAATGATCTCATACATCTGCCGCCAGATAGCCGGCGCGTAGGCGATATTTTGTCCGGCGGGCCACTCATTGTAGGTAAAGTACATCGGGCAGTTTTCGATGCCGATATTTACCCCATTGTCTTCGGCGTATTGAATAATAGGTGGCCAAACCTGACGGAATTTCTCCAGGTTTTCCTCCAGATTTTTTTCCTGATCACGGCCTACAAAAGTATTGACCTGATTGAGGCCCAGCATATTGGCAGCACGAATGACTTTAGCCAGATGCGAGAGAAAAAAGTGGCTTTTTTCATCATCGCGATCCATGGGGTTGGGGTAATAGCCCAGACCCGAAATTTTCACCCCTTTTGAATCTAGGTAAGCGTTAATTTCTTCTGCACGGGCTTCATCCAGAGATGACACATCAATATGTGTAACCCCGGCATAACGTCGGTCAGCTTTTCCTTCAGGCCAGCACATTACCTCCACATAGGCAAAACCATTTTCAGCGGCAAAATCAATAACTTCCTCAAAACTCAGGTCGGGGAGAATAGCACTGACAAATCCAAGTTTCATCATAACAAGTTGCGAATTGATGGTTGAAATATACAAAAAACTGCTTCATTACCTCAAGTTAAAGGTATTATCTTTGTAGTATGAAGCATTATCAAACGAGTATCATTGCTGCGGTTTTATTGCTTTGGAGCTTTCTGCCGGCAACGGCACAGATTGGCGAGGCAAAAATCGGCGTAAACGGGCTTACCTGCTCGTTGTGTGTCCGAAGCGTGGAAAAATCCATCCGGGAGCTTGGTTTTGTCGACTCAGTGAAGATGAACCTGAGCCAGACAGAAGGGATCATTTATTTCCGTCAATCAGAAAAAATTTCGCTGAATGCACTGGCGGAAAAAGTTGTGGATGCCGGTTTTTCGGTCAGATCCCTGGAAGTGGAAATAGATTTTTCACGGGTAAAACTGGTGGGCAATCATTGTTTTCAGATTGGAGATGATCTTTACATTTTTGCTGAGGGGAAAAAATCACCCGAAAAGGGTTTTTCCCGGGTAAAACTTATTGGCGAAAATTTTCTTACCAAAAAGGAATATAAAAGCCGTACGACCGTACATCCCAACGGCTGCAATCCAGAAGAGTTGAAGGTAGACAACACCTATTTTATCGTTTTATGAGAGCCTGCCTGTTTTTTCTGCTATTGACTATGTCAGTCCGGGCCTCCGGGCAGGAGTTGTTTATACGCAATGAGCCAGCAAGTAACCTGCCCAAAGGAGTAACAGCCGTGCGGGTATTCAGCGAGATGTATAAAGAAGGTGAATATCTCCGGAGTGTAAACGTATTACGGGCGATGTATGGGTTATCGCCATCGTGGACTGTATGGGTCCAGGTAAATGCTTCGGATCATCACGACAGGCAATTGCCGGAAGGATTTGTAGATGACGAAGGGGGAATTCCTCACACCCATGATATTAATACCGGAGGAAAACATCCGATGCTGTTTAATGGGTTTCATTTTTATACGAAATATCTCTTCCTAAAAAAAGATGGAAGGAACCAGCATTTCCGTATGGCCGCTTTTGCGGAAGGTTCCACTTCATTTGCTGCCCACGATGAAGCAGAGCCCAGTCTGCTGGATGATAATGCAGGCCTGGGGGCGGGGTTGATTATGACAGAGCTTTATCACCGGTTTGCAGCCTCGCTTACATTGGGCGGTGTAGCCGCAGCAGATTACGAAGAAAAGGAAACCGGACTGAGAATCCGTTACGGGCGCGCATTCAACTATAACCTTTCGCTTGGCTACTTGTTGCTTCCTTTCAAATACAAAGATTACAAGCAGACCAATGTCAGTCTTTATCTGGAATTTATGGGCAGATCAAGCGGACAAGGGCAAGTCTTTAGAAATGGGGAAACTGTATTTATTGGCTCAGACACACCGGCATTTCTCAAAAATCATTTTCTGGAAATCCACCCTGGTATTCAGTTTATTTTCAATTCTAATACAAGACTTGATCTGGGAATGGGATTCCCAATGGTCAATCGCTCTTTCCGGCACACCTACCCGCTTTATTTTGTGCAAATCCAGCATTACCTGTATAGAAACCAGCCATAGCAAATGATCACCAACCTTAAAAAGTTTTTGAATAACCCGGCATTTCTGAGTACCGGGCTTATTTTTGCCATCAACAGTATTTTATTTAGTTTCTGGGTAACCAGACTTCCCTATGTAAAGGACAAACTCCAGCTGTCAGAGGGCGAATTAGGTCTGATTCTGTTTTTTCTTCCTTTAGGCGCCATCGCTTCCATGAGTGTAATTAGCAGATTCATTAGAAAATGGGGCGCAGGTAAAGTGACGATTGTCAGCTCTGCTTTTTTCTGTATAGCGATGATTGTCCCGGTTACAGCGGAGTATGTATGGGTACTTGCAGCAGGGCTTTTCATTGGAGGAATGGCTTCGGGTGCCATGGACATTGCCATGAACGCCGTAGCAGCTTCGATGGAAAAACAATATACAACTGTGATCATGTCTACCTGCCATGGTTTTTTCAGTTTGGGAGGAATGGTAGGCGCATTTATTGGTAGCGCCATGATTGGATTTAAGGTGGATCCTTTTCTTCAGATGGCAATTTCAGCGATTGGACTTATTGCGGTTTTATGGTTGTACATTAAACCACAGGTATGGTTAAGCGGACAGGAAGAGGGGGACACGGGTCCGGCATTTACGCTTCCCACGAAACCCTTACTTGGCCTTGCGCTGGTAGGAGTGTGTATTATGTTGGGAGAAGGCGCTATTGCAGACTGGAGTGCTGTTTTTATAGAAGATCTGACTTACAAAGGTTCTTATGTGGCGGGATTAGGGTATGCCGGTTTTTCCATGAGCATGACGATCGGACGGTTTTGGGGAGATAGCATCATCGATCGGCTGGGTGCCCGTCTCATTGTGCAGATGGGAAGTATCCTTGCCATTGGGGGCGGTTTATTGGTGATTACGGGCATACCGGCAATAACTATAAGTGGATTTATCCTGATGGGGTTAGGGTATTCCTGTATTGTCCCTGTGTTGTTCAGTGCCTCTTCGCAGGTAAAAGGCGTAAGTCCTTCACAGGGGATTGCCGCAGTGGCTACTGCCGGTTTTTCAGGATTTTTGATTGGCCCGGTCCTGATAGGTTTTATCGCAGAATCATGGAGTTTGCGGGCTGGTTTTATTTTTTTGATTGTACTTGCGGTAGTCGCGCTGTTTTATTCACCGAGAGCCCTTTCGATGAAGTAGCGGGATAATCAAGTGTTTTCCACCAAAAAATACACATAGCGAAGAAAACCAATATCAAATCCAGCTTTAATGTACAACATCGCGGGGAATTGCTCTTTCATGATCCGTATGCCATCGGGTCCGGCTTTGATACTGTTCCAAACCATACCGGGCAGATCCTTGACCGATAATTCTTTCAGGCCTTTCAACCCATTTTCATAACTGAAGTCCCAGTTTTTACGGGTTTTATCGTTCATGTCGGTAATCTCCAGTATATTAAATCCCTGTTGGCGGAAGTAAGATTCATAACTGTCAGCCGTTTCAAGATTAGGGATAGCCCAGTATTTCATAAAGGGATGAAGAATCAGTTCCTCCTGGACAAAGTTAAGTCCGGGTTGTTTGCACCAGTCAACCATCAGGAGTTTGGCACCCGGTTTCATGACAGATTTTATTTTTTTGATTGCCAGCGCTTTATCAGGGAGATAGCAAGCAGCATCAAGAAAAACCACTGTGTCAAAGGTATCCCCCAACTCGTTGATACGCATGATATCAAACTCTTTAAAGGAGAGATTTTCTCTCTGTCGTTTACGTGCCTGTCGAAGTTGTGCCGGAGAGATATCAATTCCCAGCACACTCCCCTTGGTATGGTCAGCGATTATTTGGGTAAACCCTCCCCTGCCACATGCGAGTTCGAGGACATTCTCAGCCTGAGCGATGCCCGCATCGAGCAAATATTTTTGGTGTGTGTGCGCAAATGCCTCCTCAAAAGACTGTTCATCGTTTTCAAAAATCGCGAAATGAAAAAGGTCATTCCAGTAATCAGCGTAAAGCTCACCCGCAGCTTCAAAAATTTTGGGGATAACTTTTGCGTAGTTTTTCTTTATGTAAGCGAAGTTGTGGTGGTCCATAAGAAGAGGTTTAGGTGAAACACCCTACATGGTAATAATAGGTTTGGATATTGCGCAGAATAGTTGGAGGAGAGAGAGGAGGAGTAAACGACTGGAATTTTTCGAGTTACCCCCGTTAACGGGGGTAAATTTCGGTTTATTCTCTGGAAAATAAAAATTTCTAAGCACAAATTAACAAATTCCACCATCTAATGACATAAAAAAAAATTCTTTTATGGAAAATAAAGCGCTATATAATCTTGTCTATAAAACCAACTAAACCTTTAGTTTTATCACGCAACAACAAACTGTATGAATTACACCACATCATCTTCACAAAAATTCTGGGGACTTATTTGCCTTTTCTCCATGCTGACCATTTTTTCTGCCTGTAAAAACAATGGTGCTTACTCGGCCCGGCAAACCGATATGATGGAAATGTTGCCCGCACCTCCTCCAGTGATTGGGGCTGAACCCGTTCCGATCGAAGATGGAGAACAACCTGCGCCAGATTTTAACACAGAGGAATACAAACGTATCTATGAAAATCCGTTCCTCTCCGCAAAACAAAATCCTCTTTCGACCTTCTCCATTGACGTGGATGTAGCTTCCTACGCCAATATCAGGCGGTTCCTAAACGACAATCAAATGCCCTACCCTGATGCTGTCAGAATTGAAGAGATGATCAACTATTTCTCTTACGACTACCCCCAACCCACCGGGGACAACCCCTTTTCCATCAATACAGAAGTCGCTCAATGTCCATGGAATACCGAACACACCCTCGTGCACATCGGTCTTCAGGGCAAATCCCTGCCTGCTGACAACCTTCCGCCCAGCAACCTGGTATTTCTCTTTGACGTTTCGGGCTCAATGGATGAACCCAACAAACTCCCGCTGCTAAAATCTGCCTTTCGACTACTGGTAAATGAACTGGGAGAAAAAGACCGGGTCGCCATCGTCGTCTATGCCGGTGCCGCCGGCACGGTATTGCCCTCTACCTCCGCTGCAAATAAAGAAGCTATTCTTGAAACGCTTTCCAGTCTTAGCGCAGGCGGCTCTACCGCTGGTGGTGAAGGCATTGTCGCTGCTTATAAAATTGCTCAGGAGAACTTTATCAAAGGGGGAAACAACCGGGTCATTCTTGCTACTGACGGAGACTTTAATGTAGGCCCTTCAAGCGAAGGTGAACTCATCCGTATGATCGAAGAGAAAAGGGAAAACGGGGTCTTTCTCTCTGTACTGGGTTTCGGTTCCGGCAATTACAAAGACAGTAAAATGGAACAGCTGGCTGACAAAGGCAATGGAAACTATGCCTATATCGATAATATCCTCGAAGCAAAAAAGGTGCTTGTAACCGAAATGGGCGGAACCCTCTACACCATAGCGAAAGATG
Proteins encoded in this region:
- a CDS encoding tripartite tricarboxylate transporter permease, with the protein product MTQLFSWEGIAALLLGGLYGAVFGAIPGLTATLAVALFIPLAFFLDPMIALPAIIAISSVAIYAGDVGAAVAKIPGTPASAAYTEELYAISQRRGPMYGLGISAIGSSVGGIIGTLILVASATGIASVTKQFASFEYFWIAVLGLTAGVFASGDSPLKGAISLLIGLLLATVGVDPTMGYPRFDFGSPNLLSGLNYIVVMIGLFGFSEVLENLYRRSAVGEVEPASHDHSARNFFLSPLLLIWKEKWLVLRSSLIGVFVGFLPGAGADIGAWVSSSIQKLRGKGLPQEDQIVLSGTTSNNAAVASAWIPALALGLPGDTITAIILGVFMMKGITPGPLLFQEQPDLIWALYLTFLIANVILLPFYGYWLARMAAFVTRLPVSVLMSIITGICITGAYAINNNPVDIWIMMGAGIMAFTLRRAGFPLAQIVLGMVLGPIMETNFMMSAIKSQWNFWAFFDRPIALLFMALTILLVVAGFTARRKFLRS
- a CDS encoding VWA domain-containing protein, whose translation is MNYTTSSSQKFWGLICLFSMLTIFSACKNNGAYSARQTDMMEMLPAPPPVIGAEPVPIEDGEQPAPDFNTEEYKRIYENPFLSAKQNPLSTFSIDVDVASYANIRRFLNDNQMPYPDAVRIEEMINYFSYDYPQPTGDNPFSINTEVAQCPWNTEHTLVHIGLQGKSLPADNLPPSNLVFLFDVSGSMDEPNKLPLLKSAFRLLVNELGEKDRVAIVVYAGAAGTVLPSTSAANKEAILETLSSLSAGGSTAGGEGIVAAYKIAQENFIKGGNNRVILATDGDFNVGPSSEGELIRMIEEKRENGVFLSVLGFGSGNYKDSKMEQLADKGNGNYAYIDNILEAKKVLVTEMGGTLYTIAKDVKIQIEFNPALVKGYRLIGYENRVMANEDFNDDKKDAGELGSGHTVTALYEVVPMSASTEIPTTDKLKYQMAVPIEATSNELMNVKFRYKAPDGEQSKLIEGPIQNKTQTLAASSDNFRFSAAVAAFGMLLRKSEYKGNASYDMVNELATNAKGDDKGGYRAEFLQLVETARLLDKNNTPEAKRE
- a CDS encoding tripartite tricarboxylate transporter substrate binding protein, whose translation is MNTTTKLFFISSLLTLVVWGIPGCKPAGNSSESYPARPITLIVPWNPGGGTDLSSRAMAAVLQDVLGQPVNVVNRTGGGGVVGHLAISQAKPDGYTIGAITMEVTMLHWQGLTDLTYQDFTPLALIMNNAASVTVRKDAPWNTLDELLADIRANPGKFRASGTSKGAIWDLARIGFLKAAGLPETALPWVPSQGAAPALQELIAGGVDVVTAAVAEVEGMRKAGEVKVLAVMAPERLDNFPDVPTLKEQGVDWSLGGWISIGAPAGLPTEIVAKLDSALAVAAQQPAYLEAMNQAGFNIQSMSAAAFGAFIADQDRINGELIQSAGLARQ
- a CDS encoding MFS transporter, with product MITNLKKFLNNPAFLSTGLIFAINSILFSFWVTRLPYVKDKLQLSEGELGLILFFLPLGAIASMSVISRFIRKWGAGKVTIVSSAFFCIAMIVPVTAEYVWVLAAGLFIGGMASGAMDIAMNAVAASMEKQYTTVIMSTCHGFFSLGGMVGAFIGSAMIGFKVDPFLQMAISAIGLIAVLWLYIKPQVWLSGQEEGDTGPAFTLPTKPLLGLALVGVCIMLGEGAIADWSAVFIEDLTYKGSYVAGLGYAGFSMSMTIGRFWGDSIIDRLGARLIVQMGSILAIGGGLLVITGIPAITISGFILMGLGYSCIVPVLFSASSQVKGVSPSQGIAAVATAGFSGFLIGPVLIGFIAESWSLRAGFIFLIVLAVVALFYSPRALSMK
- a CDS encoding UPF0175 family protein, coding for MRPLCPWWFLPPFGKITFSQLLYNSVKVNISAEELLIDLACFMYEKKRMSMGQARNLSGLDQISFQKELAKRDIYIHYSEEDLRKDLKNLGISL
- a CDS encoding sugar phosphate isomerase/epimerase family protein — its product is MKLGFVSAILPDLSFEEVIDFAAENGFAYVEVMCWPEGKADRRYAGVTHIDVSSLDEARAEEINAYLDSKGVKISGLGYYPNPMDRDDEKSHFFLSHLAKVIRAANMLGLNQVNTFVGRDQEKNLEENLEKFRQVWPPIIQYAEDNGVNIGIENCPMYFTYNEWPAGQNIAYAPAIWRQMYEIIPSTNFGLNYDPSHLLWMQMNYLRPIYEFRERILHVHIKDAKVYPEKLDDVGILATPLSFHSPKLPGLGDINWGAYFSALNDIGYDGPVCIEVEDKAYEGSLENRKLALIQSRDYLRQWVVK
- a CDS encoding DUF3368 domain-containing protein; amino-acid sequence: MEEPTQYLLIDEYRGRLIADSYGIKVVGVLGVLIQAKQQDILLSVKTSVEKLIEIGFRLDKKTG
- a CDS encoding methyltransferase domain-containing protein, with amino-acid sequence MDHHNFAYIKKNYAKVIPKIFEAAGELYADYWNDLFHFAIFENDEQSFEEAFAHTHQKYLLDAGIAQAENVLELACGRGGFTQIIADHTKGSVLGIDISPAQLRQARKRQRENLSFKEFDIMRINELGDTFDTVVFLDAACYLPDKALAIKKIKSVMKPGAKLLMVDWCKQPGLNFVQEELILHPFMKYWAIPNLETADSYESYFRQQGFNILEITDMNDKTRKNWDFSYENGLKGLKELSVKDLPGMVWNSIKAGPDGIRIMKEQFPAMLYIKAGFDIGFLRYVYFLVENT
- a CDS encoding heavy metal-associated domain-containing protein — protein: MKHYQTSIIAAVLLLWSFLPATAQIGEAKIGVNGLTCSLCVRSVEKSIRELGFVDSVKMNLSQTEGIIYFRQSEKISLNALAEKVVDAGFSVRSLEVEIDFSRVKLVGNHCFQIGDDLYIFAEGKKSPEKGFSRVKLIGENFLTKKEYKSRTTVHPNGCNPEELKVDNTYFIVL
- a CDS encoding IS110 family transposase, with the translated sequence MTKSWIRYGVGFDLSKATFSACIKGLTEAEQEKIIATRSFQNTKAGFEAAQAWLASKCKDTDIPCRLLLEVTGVYHENLLHFFHGQGYYVSLELAKRVKSYLKSLGHDSKTDKEDAKGLASMALHRKLTQWQPVSEQLHEIRQLVRFRNTLVESRVAWENQLHAYKHAHYSIKEIVRSLKRKIAQTHKEIRTVEAQIRALIRADSQLCKRFEQILHSLPGVGWISLATVIAETDGFSAIQSAKQLTKYAGYDVIERQSGTLSGKTRISKQGNARLRTAMYMPALAHLRKKEGPLFALYQRLLLRNGGLTKKALVAVQRKLLCLIYALWKSDRPYDPKYQPKHTPKQQLAPKTEVVQTQGPDYTR
- a CDS encoding tripartite tricarboxylate transporter TctB family protein; the protein is MQLFTSNRISGLSLVVIAAAVWLYAGTFPVLDENHPGPSLFPRMIALSIAIAGVALVFTRSTPKEAEATVYEFSGDHFRLMGLLAGTALIPLLYEFAGLMPCIAGIVLLAGFLFKANWRAAILTAAGTTLAIYWIFGLLLGVPI